In a genomic window of Trichoderma atroviride chromosome 4, complete sequence:
- a CDS encoding uncharacterized protein (EggNog:ENOG41~TransMembrane:3 (i65-84o90-113i147-165o)) codes for MTDIGIGLDSHNRNPNRSHDKADRPDDNDSYDSHDGHGNRTSKSYSPRHASRLKLLVHHVKGHPGAYLVALPALYFRFFPIIFTHNSGPLSVYLAVVLVLIPVKVILAAWRAYHSSSYASKRRKRKGSFLLPSNGPSTAGRAKRGGGAAQSLLWLCGALFSMWVYTTGISSPFPTAASIMAYSPTLQEQQARNASYFIAASFWNNEDILDSWTTQALKLIDVLGRPNVYVSLTENDSDDNTASKLLHFGRELTRRNIAHSVNITTDLRGYPPRESLAQH; via the coding sequence ATGACGGATATTGGCATCGGCCTCGACTCCCATAATCGCAACCCTAATCGCAGCCACGACAAAGCCGACAGACCCGACGACAACGATAGCTACGACAGTCACGACGGCCATGGCAATCGCACGTCGAAAAGCTACAGCCCTCGGCACGCCAGCCGTCTAAAGCTCCTCGTCCACCACGTCAAAGGCCATCCCGGGGCCTATCTGGTAGCCCTCCCAGCGCTATATTTCCGCTTCTTCCCCATCATATTCACGCACAACTCGGGGCCGCTAAGCGTGTACCTCGCCGTCGTGCTTGTCTTGATACCTGTCAAGGTGATCCTGGCAGCATGGCGGGCATACCATTCTTCATCCTACGCATCCAAGAGGCGGAAGCGGAAGGGTAGCTTCTTGTTGCCGTCCAATGGGCCTTCCACGGCGGGCAGGGCCAAGAGAGGTGGAGGAGCGGCACAATCGCTGCTTTGGCTGTGTGGTGCGCTCTTCAGCATGTGGGTTTATACGACGGGCATCTCGTCGCCATTCCCCACGGCGGCGTCCATCATGGCCTATTCCCCTACATtacaagagcagcaagctcGCAACGCGAGCTACTTCATTGCCGCCTCCTTCTGGAACAATGAAGACATCTTGGACTCATGGACCACGCAGGCTCTCAAGCTCATCGACGTTCTTGGCCGGCCAAACGTTTACGTTTCGTTGACGGAAAACGATAGCGATGACAACACGgccagcaagctgctgcactTTGGCCGCGAGCTGACGAGGCGAAATATAGCGCACAGCGTCAACATAACGACAGACCTGCGCGGGTACCCCCCCCGAGAATCCCTGGCACAGCATTGA
- a CDS encoding uncharacterized protein (EggNog:ENOG41~CAZy:GT69) — MGYMANLRNGALEPLERLNRRFANVIILNDVVYHHTDVLKLIAAVGGDDVSRPHAKYPMSHQMAKPGKRRMACSIDMDGATVYDTWVLRDRCGRPVSGFWPFFTAEEDKKAVRENRVLEVGTCWNGLVVLDGDMLLDPPLRSKKADWDAATLRFQQPPACIISECSLLPLAITNVTGGAPVVMDPSVIVGYTVGWWRYYAVWLRMPVVRLWMNMFEQGYWNLWWKLGMGKGLRWAGLDDGKEKNECIITGWPRCESTEREYAVKGAIRLGK; from the coding sequence ATGGGCTACATGGCAAATCTTCGCAACGGCGCCTTGGAGCCCCTGGAGCGACTCAACAGGCGATTCGCGAatgtcatcatcctcaacgACGTCGTCTACCACCATACCGACGTCCTCAAGCTAATTGCGGCAgtgggaggagatgatgtCAGCAGACCGCACGCCAAGTATCCCATGTCGCATCAGATGGCGAAGCCCGGCAAAAGACGCATGGCCTGCAGCATCGACATGGACGGCGCGACGGTATATGACACGTGGGTGCTTCGCGATCGTTGTGGAAGACCTGTAAGTGGCTTTTGGCCCTTTTTCACAGCAgaggaggacaagaaggctgTACGCGAGAACCGAGTGTTGGAGGTTGGCACCTGTTGGAACGGCCTCGTGGTCCTTGATGGGGACATGCTGCTCGACCCGCCTCTCCGCAGCAAGAAGGCGGATTGGGACGCGGCAACGCTGCGCTTCCAACAGCCGCCCGCATGCATCATTTCCGAGTGCTCGCTATTGCCGTTGGCCATCACCAACGTCACAGGCGGCGCCCCAGTGGTCATGGACCCCTCCGTCATAGTGGGCTACACCGTCGGGTGGTGGAGGTATTATGCAGTCTGGCTACGCATGCCTGTCGTGCGGCTGTGGATGAACATGTTCGAGCAGGGATACTGGAACCTCTGGTGGAAATTGGGCATGGGCAAAGGCTTACGATGGGCCGGGCTGGACGACGGCAAGGAGAAGAACGAGTGCATCATCACCGGGTGGCCTAGGTGCGAGAGCACCGAGCGCGAGTATGCCGTCAAGGGAGCGATAAGACTTGGCAAGTGA
- a CDS encoding uncharacterized protein (EggNog:ENOG41) → MPYNTRRKSLSLPSLGIHVPVTHASRAAASSKSTSRGASTSASATPAASSSRSESPDAHPNKRIKKSHAADTAVIETTPPPSPPRAISEEMPDADAAQKIDLESIKDDIVEAVVVQLQSTANRPHLIKELATVLMQSLTAVQQSANPCAIISSRLASYMKRTCWSASAPCPLGKELEAVHPRRTYYFLTNLPRQPLPDFSASLQVASLTPSVSLTEDSGSDDIEARRRELSPSPEVDLSATEFDNTDDDILMPMTPIGSFSSHQSRIILSPRNNAPPLEKDEREFTQTADGLQKRKLNAEVPQPETVERHSVAMMDYYRDDVWFSDSRPSATTTFLASPSIKPSISAGRKEDDADAWERLNKLFEWGKGAESIEIDELDCLLDAC, encoded by the exons ATGCCTTACAACACGCGCCGCAAATCGTTGTCCCTGCCCAGCCTGGGCATACACGTCCCCGTCACGCACGCCTCTCGCGCTGCTGCCTCGTCGAAAAGCACATCTCGCGGGGCCTCGACTTCGGCGTCCGCCACACCCGCGGCCAGTTCCTCGCGCTCAGAATCTCCAGATGCGCATCCCAACAAGCGCATCAAGAAGTCCCATGCCGCAGATACCGCCGTCATCGAGACGACACCGCCGCCCTCGCCTCCCCGAGCCATCAGCGAGGAGATGCCAGATGCCGACGCAGCCCAAAAGATCGATCTCGAGAGCATCAAGGACGACATTGTCGAGGCAGTTGTTGTCCAGCTGCAGTCGACCGCCAACCGCcctcatctcatcaaggAGTTGGCGACCGTTCTCATGCAGTCTTTGACGGCTGTACAACA ATCTGCGAACCCCTgcgccatcatctcatccCGCCTCGCCTCCTACATGAAGCGGACCTGCTGGTCTGCCTCAGCGCCCTGTCCACTGGGCAAAGAGCTCGAGGCAGTACACCCGCGACGCACCTACTATTTCCTCACCAATCTTCCTAGGCAGCCACTCCCAGACTTTAGCGCAAGTCTTCAGGTTGCCTCTCTTACCCCATCAGTATCCCTTACCGAGGACTCTGGCTCAGATGACATCGAGGCAAGGCGACGAGAGCTGAGCCCTTCTCCCGAGGTGGATCTGTCTGCCACCGAGTTTGACAATACTGATGACGATATTTTAATGCCCATGACCCCCATTGGATCCTTCTCTTCACATCAGAGTAGAATTATCCTTAGCCCTCGCAACAATGCCCCGCCTCTGGAGAAGGATGAGCGGGAATTTACACAGACTGCAGATGGCCTGCAAAAGCGCAAACTAAACGCGGAAGTCCCTCAGCCAGAAACCGTCGAGCGCCACAGCGTCGCCATGATGGACTATTATCGGGACGACGTATGGTTTTCCGATAGCCGCCCCAGCGCAACAACCACGTTTCTCGCTAGCCCCTCCATCAAGCCGAGCATTTCCGCTGGTCGGAAAGAAGACGACGCTGACGCTTGGGAAAGACTAAACAAGCTGTTTGAGTGGGGCAAGGGCGCCGAGAGCATCGAAATAGACGAGCTTGACTGCTTGCTAGACGCATGCTGA